Genomic segment of Deltaproteobacteria bacterium:
GAGGGGTTAACTCCATTCATTCGGAGCAAGGTTAAGATTCTTGTCATTATTGGTTCGAATCGGATGGTTTTTCACAAAAATCTGGGGGATCTGGTCCCTACCTTTGTCGTTCCTAAAATAGCCGATGCGGTTGAACTGGCCTACAAGAAGGCGATAACGGGAGATACCGTTCTTTTCTCCCCGGCGGCCCCCACCGAATTTTCGGTTCATCCGGACTTCAGGGCGCGGGGGGAAGATTTCAAAAAGGCGGTCAATTCTCTCAAGGAATCACTGGTCAAGAAGCGTCTGCGGAGTTCCAGGCAGGAAAGGGTCTAAACGTTAGCCACTTCCTCAGTGGGGTAATCCAGTTTTTTGGCAAAATCGATCTGGTCATCCTTGCCGTCACGGGCATCGTCGTTGATCGGCATCGCCCCCGGATTGATAAACTGGTCGTCGCTGGTCTCAACATATTTGATTGTCTCACTCTCATCCTGGCTGTGGTCCAGGTAGCGTGTCCCCGCCCGTTGTAGCTCAAAATTTGGGTCCTCCCAGGTGAGGGAGCCATCTTCCCTGTTGTAGATATCGAATGTTTGCCCGTTAAACGAGATCAGATCGGCACTCCAGTAGTCCTTGTTGGCATTGCCGTCCCGACCACTTCCGCCAGGAAGATCGGCATCGGCTGTCCTGACGTTGGCGCCCGGATAGAGGGTCTTCAGGTAGTCGATGACGGTATCACGGATATCTTGCATCGCCTCCTGTCTTCGATTCGAATTATTATCCTTTCGGTTGATATGGTCCATGGCATCTTCGAAGAGGGCCTTTTCCAGATTGTGCTGGGCCAATTCGGAACTGTCGGCAATGCGCGTTGCATAATCTTCGATTTCGGTCTGGATCTCCTCCATGTCTCCTTCGTAGGCGCCCTTGGCCGCTTGGTCCTTGCCAACGGCCCCCTCTATTTTGGGAGAGTTGCTTTCGGCATCGATGGCCGCAATAAAATCGAGAACCTTCTGATTGGGTGTGGCGGGAAGTTCTCCACGAGGGTCAAGACCCGCCTGCTCCGCAAGTCCGGCGATTGTCTCCTCATCCAATCCTGTCTTTTGCGCCATCGCACCGACCCAGTCGGAATAATAGCTGTTGTTGAAGACCCGTTCCTCGATGGTTTGAAGCTCTGTGACCAGATCCGAGATCCGATCGGGGGCCGATTCGGCCAGCCCGACCAACCGGTCGACATCCGCTTTGAGCTCGTTCTTCATCTCATCCGACATCTCGGAGGTGTCAATACGGCCTTTGATCTCTTCCGCCCTCGCCCGAAACTCTTCCGGCGTATCGATATTCTCGTCACTCGCTACTTCTTCCGCTTCGTCGGCCGCGGCCGCGGTCCTTTCGGCCTCCCGTTCAGCCCGTTCGATCTGAAGACTGATTCTCGCCTTTTCCCTTTCAAGGGAGCTGGCTTCATTCTGGAATTCAGAAAGGCGGGCCTCAATCTGTCGCATCAGCTCTTCCCCCTGGGCCCGTTGGGAACTGGCGGGATCCAAACTATCCAGAAATGCCTGAAGGTTCGCCTTGGTCTCGTTTAATCCTTGGAGTTCAATGTCAATCTCACCGAGCCGGTAATCGATCTCTTCAATTCGCGCGTAGAGGGCATCCAGTTCTTCTGAAGTGGCCGGGGCACCGGCAGTCTCACCGGCTTCCCCATCCTCTTCCGGAGGGGGAACATCACTCGACATCGCGGTGACGCTGACAGAGTTTCCAGTAGAACCTTCGATATAACCGGTCTGATCTGCGGCGATTTCAAGGTCATTGGAGACCTGCGGCCGGGACTCTTCCGTTTTCGGCCGGCTATTGGCGGTCTCGGCAGGCGGCGGTGTCGGACGGGACGAATTGTTGACTCGGATATTCATTTTATCATTCTCTCCCTATTATCGTTTTCTGAGAGCCCCCAAGTTGCTCTTCGAAAGGCCCTTATTGGGTTATCCCCGATAGGTTATTAAGCAAACGGTGTGCCAACTTTTTAGTTAATAAGTATATAATATTATTATACTTTTTAGATAGGGGAGAGGGGTTTTGGGGTTTGAAGACCCCGATTTGAGGGGTCATGTGGTGTGCAGGTTGGTTTTTAGCTGTTCAAAGACTTCCCCGTATCGCTGGATCCAGTTTTCTTCCGCGGGATCTTCCAGAAAGTGTCCGATATCCTTGAGAATCATTTTGGCATCGAAAGAGGCGACCTTTTCTTCCAGCGCCACTGATACTGCTTGGGAATCGACCAACTTTTTTTCTCTTAATCCCCTATTGAGATAATCCAAATCAAGCGGCGTTTTGCGGCCGAGGTACCAAATCAGGTCGTAATAATCCCGGCCGCGCGTGAAAGGTCTTTGCAAAATGGCCAGTACCTTGCCGGCAAACAGGGTGGGGAGTGTCTGTTTGAGAATGGGATAAATTTCGGAATACCGGTTGACAAAAAAGCTCTCCCGCCCCAGTTTTTTAAGATGCGGCGGGTGTGTATCGACCTCCAGTTTGATGTGGAGTTTTTGCTCCCTCCGGAACCCTTTCAGTTGAAGCCCTTCCCCCAGGTCGGAAATTTTTAAAAAGCCCTTCTGCACCGTTTTTTCTTCTTTGGCCGTGGCACGGACTGAAAAACCGAGTAGTCCTGTCTCTCTTTCCAGCAGACGCATCAGATCGGGAAAACGGTAGTCTTTTGACGGCAGGTCGAGGCAGAAGTCGAGATCTTCCGAATAGCGTTTGAGGTCATAGCAGAGCCTGAGGCAGGTCCCCCCCATGAAGGAGAGGGCCGCCCCCTGTCTGGACTGGTAGATCATTTTGAGAATGAGGATTTGCAGATATTCCCTGGCGACATTGAGAATTTCATCTTCCGTTGCCAATTGACGCGAGGCCCTGAACGTCGCAATAATTTTTTTAAGTTTTTCCATGATTTTTTAAAAAGGCAATAAGTGCCTCCACTTTTTTAACGCCTGTTTTTTTCCCGTAACCCGCCAATTTTTTAAAATCAAGGTTTTCCAGATTTTGCCACCGCAGTTCATTAAAACAGTCCGGCGTAAGGGAGAGACGCCCGCTTTCCAGGTAGAAAAAATCGGCCACCGCTTTTTCCTTTTCGGCCATGAGCGTATCGGGGTCGAAGCCAAAAAAGAGCTTGGGCTGGATGTGCCGATAGATAAATTGGCCCAGCGGTGTTTTAAAACGGCGGGTTGTTTTGGGGGTCACCAGCGTCATGGCAAAGACGACATCGGGGA
This window contains:
- a CDS encoding nucleotidyl transferase AbiEii/AbiGii toxin family protein, with translation MEKLKKIIATFRASRQLATEDEILNVAREYLQILILKMIYQSRQGAALSFMGGTCLRLCYDLKRYSEDLDFCLDLPSKDYRFPDLMRLLERETGLLGFSVRATAKEEKTVQKGFLKISDLGEGLQLKGFRREQKLHIKLEVDTHPPHLKKLGRESFFVNRYSEIYPILKQTLPTLFAGKVLAILQRPFTRGRDYYDLIWYLGRKTPLDLDYLNRGLREKKLVDSQAVSVALEEKVASFDAKMILKDIGHFLEDPAEENWIQRYGEVFEQLKTNLHTT